The DNA window TTGTTGACCCATAAAAATATTCATGTTCTTACCGGGTTTACAGCAGATGATTTCAGTGCGGCTAAAATTCAGAAAATTCCTTTAAACCATAATTCTCAAAAAGAAGCGATTGTTTTTAAAAATGATAAAGAATTATTAATTGCCGATGAAAAAGCAAAAAATGAGGGCGGAAATGTCTATCACTTTTCTTTTTAGAGTAACATTCCATACCATATCAAAATCCACAGAAAATAGCTGTGGATTTTTTTGATTAGTATAGTTGAAGTGATTAAAGTTTAGTTAAGGAGTAAGGTAAGAGATGTGAATATTTCCACTTGATAATCTAAAGCTTTGCGTATAAACACATCGGATTCTGAACGTTTCTCCCACATTGAAATAGTTAATAGAAGACATATTGTGATAAACCCCTAAAGTACGTTCTCCGTGCCCCGTTGAGGTTGAGGTAAGAGTCGTTTTGGTGGGTGATACCTTTTCAATGGTTGATTTTGCTGTTCCTGCAGTTTGCCCGTTTCCGTTTAAGTTGAGATCGTAAGTTACATAAGGTACAATATTATAAAAGCCGGCTTTTACCACTTTAAATAATCCGGAATTTATATCATAGGTAAGATAAGCATTGTCAATTTTATTGCTCACATTATAAACATACGTTTGTACATAATTTTCGTGGGTACTGACAGGTGTGCTTCCTGTTCCGGTATAGCTTCCTGAGCTGGGACTGATATTTGTTTTGTTGCCTACAAAAACGACTTTCAGAAAGTTTTCAGACTCGATGCTTCTCCAGACAGGAGCATTTCCGGCACCGGTTGACATCAGAAACTCGCCTCTGTTTCCCGAATTTCCTTTGGTATTTGCATTCCCGCCGACATTAATGTCTTTTACAACCTGAAGAGAACCGTTGACATGTAGTGAATGTTGTGGAGTAGGAGTTAGTATCCCAACTTGTGCATTTGCACTTATGGACATAGCAAATAATGCCATGTATAATAGCTTTTTTTTCATCATCTGGTTTGTTTTGGTTGAAATAATTTTAAACAAATATATATTCTTTTTAAAATATCCGTTTTTTTATAAATCAATAAACATATTAACCTATGTATGTGTTTTGTCTATAATGCTGAAAATATGGCTCTTATATAAAAACCATATTTTAGTTATCGGTGAAAGATGTTAATTAAAAAGTAGAATTATTAAATTTTATTTAAATTTATCTTTTTGTGAAATAAATTCTTTAGCAGTATATAATGTGCTGATTATTAATGTTAAAAAGGTTTACGGGTAGTGTTTTTCTAGTCAAGAAAATTAGAGTTAATTTGCTTTTTATTAAACAATTTTTAAAATTTCATCCCTATTCCGGCAGAAATTCTTCCTCCGTCTGAACCATAAAAATAATTCAGTCTTGCCGACATCATTTCCACGATGCTGAGCCAAAGTCCCGCACCTACGGACTCGTGCCATTTTCTGGAATTTTCCGCATCATTCCATACCCGGCCGATGTCATATCCAATCAGGATTCCCAGATTGGCAGGAGCAATATTGTTTCTTATTCTTCCAAAATCCCATCGTATTTCAGAATTGTTGATAAAATAGGATCTACCGGAGAATCTTTCATTTCTGAAAGCTCTCATCCCGTTGTTACCACCGATAGCTGCCGCCTGATAGAATTCAAAATTATTATTGTTGATCCACATGACGTTACTTGAGTTCGCAAATACGAAAACTCCTTTTTTATCAATCCGGTGGTCAATCGCCAGTTTTCCTTTCAGCGTAAGAAAGTTTTTGTTGAAATCTGACAACGTTGATTTCCAGTCGGCATTAAGCATAAACTCTAATCCCAGGGTAGGAAAGGCTACATTATCAGCATTTTTATAGCCAAAAGTATAGTTGGCTCCCACAAATTGCTGACTGTTGAAAACCTCAGGTCTTACATCCGGAGAGATGTTGATAAAACGATCATCCTTTCGCTGAACCTTATTATCCTCAAAAGTAAGCTGAATCTGATGGCTGAGATTCATCCAGCTTTTCTTAGAAATAGATGGCGCAAAATTGAATTTTGAAATTCTTGCTCTGTTGTACTCCCTTTCAGTATCTTCCTTGTCATAAGGGCTGTCGTTGGATAATCCAAAGAAATTCTGAGAAAATCTCGGGGTTGTATAGGCCGCATCCAGATTGAAATCCCAACCGTAAATTGCCTTTTTGAAAATTCCTTTATACACAAGACTGAAACCTGCAGTAGCCGTATAAAAATTGGCTTTTAAGCTGTGTTTTTGAGTATAAGGATCTCTGATGAAGTTATTCACGGTATAATTCGCCAAAACACCAATGATTACTCCATCATCGGGGTTATAATCTGCATTGGGATAACCGGCTACCGAGTTGTATTTCGGATGCTTATAATTATAAGAATTGATATCATAATCGTCAGAGATATTTTTGGTGGCACTGCCTGCATTATAGGTGTTTTTTTGAGATTTGAAATCGTAAATTTTCACCTTTCTTCCGTCTTCTACATTATATACATCATGGTTGTAGCCTCCGATCAGTCTGATCGTCATTTTAGGATTTCCTTTCCCTACTACATCATAAATGTCATCATCTTCAAGACCATAAATCCAAAGTTCTTTTGTTTTTGAATCATGGTATGTTTTTTCAAAAACAAGTTCATTTTTATCTTTGTTTTTGCCCAGTTTATACTGTTGTACGAGTACAGAGTGTCCATTTTTTGTAATAACGAATTTATCAGGATTAACGGTACCGGCCAATGGTACTTTTTTCTGAAGTACATCATAATATTGCGAGGCGTAATTCTGAAGTTTCGTTTTTCGTATTTTCAATTTTCGTTGAATTTCAGCGATCGTGTCATCCTGAACTTCTTTTGGAAGATTACGGAAAGCTTCATCAATATCAGCATCCGTCAAATGTTCCTGGATGTACTTTGCCTGTGCTTCCCAGTCTTCCTGAGTAGCACCTTTTAAGAAAACTAAATCCATCGGGTAAGGTTCCATAGCGAGCCATTTTACACTGCTGATGTCTTCCGTGAATGTCTTCATATGTCGTATGGCCGGAACATTCATAATCACTTTAAATGCGGCACCGTCATATTTACTGAAAGCCTGATCTCTGTCTTTCGGAATAGGTTTATAAACAATTTTATCACCTAATTCATATTCTGCCCATTTCCATTGATCCGAATGTCTGTCCCAGTCACCAATCAACATATCAAAAATTCTTGCTCTGATGTAAGATTCTTTGTCAACGGAATATTTGGTGTTTTTGTTGAGATTCTTTAATACATCATCACTGGAAACAATATCTTTTGCATTGTCCAGAGAGGCTAATGTTTTCGGATCCGAAGAAAATCGTTCTTCGATCATATACATTTCATCCCCATAATTTTCATTGTATTTTCCTAAAGCCTTTTGTCTTGGTATATAATACAACTTAGGATCACTATGGAAAATGTTCAGCTTTTCAGACATATTTCCAATGGAAAACGGAGTGAAAGGATGGTTGGTAGTATAAAAATCCAGTAGGAATTTCTCAGGGAAAGTATCTGCCAGTTCTTCACCTAGCGTACTTTTCTGGAAAGCCATATTATTAAGAAAGCGGATGGCGCTTTTCTTTACTCCACGCATGACAAATTCCTGCCCGTCTGATGATTTTAACCGTAAACTATTGGACTGGTTTCCTCCTCCTTCTCTGAACGGGATGAATCCGCCGTTTAATTCTGAAAGATTGGCGGTAGGTGCCTCAATAGGAATTCCGTAATACTTTCTGTAATGATCTCCCCAAAGCCATCGGTAAAATTTACGTTTTTGAGTAAGCTGAACCGGGTATATAGTAGAGGAGAACGTTGAAGGAAATGAATTGGGAAAATTATTGACAAATACATCAGGTTTGGAAGTCACCGAAATATGGGTAAGCTTTTTTAACTCCGCGTCTTTAGTCGAGAAATACTCAATGTCAGTACTCTTGTCATTTCTGATATTTAAAATAGCAAAACCACTGCCTCCATATGAAAAGTCTGTAGGTTCTACGATGGTAGCCGGATCAATTTTAGAACCTGCTCCACTGATGACCTGTCTGATATTTCCATCCTCATGATATTGAAGATTATGGTCATGGCCGGATACGAAAATGATATTTTCTTTATCCTGAACAATACTTTTCAGTCTGTTGGCCAGATCTGCATAATGCTGATTGTTGAGATCCGCCGGACTGGCACCGGAAGAACTTCTTAATGTATTGATGATGCTTCCTATAACAGGAACCGGGAATTTACTTTTAAAGGGATAAAGATGAGATTTTGCAGAATTAAAACCTGCATGTGTTCCGCTGCTTATGATAGGGTGGTGGAGTGCAACAATAATTCTTTTGCCCTGGTTTTTAATAATAAGATCTTTGAATTCTGTATAAAAATCTTCACGGGTTTTGATATTGCAGTTCTTGTTGATACCGGGATGGTTGTCCCAGTTGGTAATGACCCATTCCGTATCAATAACTATAAGTTTAATATCTTTCGAAATATTGATGTCATCAATAGGACAGCCATTTTTAGGGAGGAATGCTTTTTTATCGTCAAAATATTTTTTAACGAATTTTTCCTGAGCATTTAATCCGTCCACACCATTGTACCAATCATGATTTCCAGGAATAACCAATGTTTTTCCCTTGAAATTTTTGGTAATGGTCAGCTGGTCTTCCAACTTTTGTTTTGCTAAAGCATAGCCTTCATCCTTTTCTTTAGGCATTCCGTTGGGATAAATATTGTCTCCAAGGAAGATGAGCATAGAATTGTTGTTGGCAGAATCAAGTTTGCCTTTCAGTAGATTCAGAGTCTTTTGAGCCTGTGTTTCATCTGCATTTCCGGCGTCCCCGATCAGGAACAATTTAAAATCATTATCAGATTTTACGTCGGAATCTTTTACTTCGAATAAGTTTTTGCCCTTTTGTACGTTATATGTTGCGCAGGAGTACAGTACTCCGGCAGACATTACGGTTCTCAGAACAATAGAAGTATTTTTTAGATGAGTTTTAAAGGATAAATTCATAAATTTACATTAACAAAAATTCAGGGATGAGCATTCTACACAAAGCTAAAAATTATGTTGAAATCTTATTCAAAGATAAGTTATCTTCGGTATATTTTTATCATAATTTTATACATACTGCCTATACAGTCAACAAGGCTGAGGAAATCATGAAAAACACACCTGTTTCAGAAGAGGATCAGGAAAAAGTACTTGTGGCACTATGGTTTCATGATACAGGATATATTGAATGTGCGAAAAATCATGAAGAAAGAGGAGTGGAGATCATGAAAGATTTTCTTCATCAGGAAAATTATCCACAGACTTATATTGATGATGTTGAAAAGCTGATTCTTGCTACAAAAATCACTCATGAACCCGACGGATTGCTGGAGAAAATAGTGAAAGATGCAGATTTCAGCCATTTTGCAGGACATGATTATGGTGATATTTCTGATGCCTTAAGAAAAGAGTGGGAGCTTACCAACGTAAGATGTTTTTCCAATGAAGAATGGAATGCCGGTAATCTGGATATGCTTAAAAACAAGCACACCTTTTACACCGATTATGCGAAAGAAAACTGGGAGCCTTTAAAGAAGAAAAATATCAAAAAAATTGAAAAGAAGCTGGAAAAGGAAGAGGTGAAGAAGGAAGATAAGAAAGACAATTCAGAAGGAAAAAAAGATAAAGAAAAATCTGACAGAAGTGTTGATACTTTGTTCAGGGTTACTCTGAATAATCACACCAGGTTAAGTGATATTGCAGATAGTAAAGCGAATATACTTCTTTCGGTTAATGCAATTATTATTTCAGTTTGTCTTTCAGTGCTGGTTCCGAAGCTGGATGCTCCGAAGAATGCCCATCTCATTTTGCCAAGTTTTATATTGCTTACCTCAAGCGTACTTACCATTATATTTGCGATTCTTTCCACCAAACCGAATGTCACGAAAACGACTTTTACATCTGAGGATATTACCAACAGGAAAGTTAATTTGCTGTTCTTCGGAAACTTTCAGCAGATGCTTTTTGATGACTATCACAATGCGATGAGGGATCTGATTAAAGACAGAGATTATATTTATGATTCTATGGTGAAAGATTTATATTACTTAGGCAAGGTTCTCGACAGGAAGTATAAGCTTTTATCAATAACCTATAAGATTTTCATGGCGGGAATTATTATTTCTGTCTTATCCTTTGGAGTGGCTTTTCTTAGTCTTTAATTTCGACTTTGAACAAGGAAAAACTCCACAATTAGAAATGAAAAAATCTTATACGTATTTTGTGGATTAATCATTTGAGCTTAAAGAAACCCTCAAAGCAAGCAGTCCGGTAATTCCCTGAAGATCTTCTACTTTAAGGAACTCAATGTCATGCTGAAGGACACCTTTTTTCTGAAGTTTGGAAATATATTCCAGATATTCTTTCTGATTTTCCATGCCGAAGTAGACAATAGTTATTTTTCCGGGACTGGTTATCCTTTCCGCAGAATCTTTTACATGAGCTTTATCCAGACGTTTCTTGATAATTTCATAATAAGAATTGTAGGCACCGTCCACATCGAAGCGCTTTTCATCCATTCTGAAACGAATGTCTATCTTTTCGTTATAGACAAAGATTAATGAGGCAATATCCAACTGAATAGGAAGGTCTTTTTTAAAAGATTGAAAATCCAGTTCCATTTTACAGATGGTTTTCAGTTGCCAGTATCTTAGTTTATGAACAACTTTTGACGTATAGTGAAGATCAGGAGCAATTGTAGAGCCAATGTAGAGATTATGCTCTACGCCGTCAGATTTAAATCTTTCATAATAATGCGGAAAGATCTGCTGAGCCTTGATTTGGCTTTCATCCAGCATATCCGCCAGTTTTCTATTGACAAGCGTAATAGAATCATCCAGATTTTTTCTGTGATTGTAGAATAAATCTGTCTGAGCCAATATCTGAAGGAAATAATCCTGAATTTTTGCTTTTATTTCTTTGGAAGTTCTTACCTCCAGCTTGCCCTGTAAAAACGGATGAATTTCCTCACGCAGCAGCCTTTGGAAACGTTGTTCCGTATCCGCTTTGATTTCATGATTCAATTCACTTTCAAAAATATCAAGAGCTAATGTAAATTTTTCCGAATCTGAATTGGTAAGTGTAAAAATATCTTTCAGCCATTCAATTTGCTGATTGAGATCTTCTAGCATCAGATTAAAACGCTTTTCCGAAGACGAACGGATATCAGAAACTCCAAATAATGGAGTCAGATTTTTAAAGGAAATCTGTTTCAGGGAATACATTTTCTTTCCCATCGAAGCGGTAAAATACTTCTCCGCTTCATTCCTGAATTTCCAGACCACACTGTCATGAATCGTAGTATATTCACGTTGAATAATGGCTTCTATCTGATAATTTTTTTCAAAATAAAACCTGCTCAAAGAGAAAAGAACCATATCGGTGAAAAACTCCATTTTTTTGAGTTTTAAACCATTAAAACTGCCAACAACAGTAGAGGTAAATTCCATGATCGCAAGAAGTTCTCCGTCTTTAATGATGGGAATCACCATGAAACTATTGATGTTGTTATTTTTTAAAATACTGAAGGAAGGAAGTTACTTCACGTTTTCATCCAAATTATTAACATTGGAAATAACAATTGGTTTTGAATTGTTACTTAAATTGTTAAACGTGTTTTTCCGGGTTTCTTCATCAAAAGTATTGATCCAGAAGTCAAGAATATGATTGGTTAAAAGACTTTCATAGATCGGAAGCTTATCCAGCTTTTGTTCTTTTTTGTTGAACGTCATGATTCCGAAATTAAGCTCGGAAACGTCAAAATAAGATTTGAAAATTTCGGTCAGATTTTCATTCGGATTCAGATTTTCAGGATCGATCTCAATCATGCTTGATTTAAGATCAGATAAAGCAACTTCAGACGTACAATCAACCAATGATATGATGGTGAATCCTTTCAGTATCCAGGATTGGGACGGAAAATATTTTTTCCACAAGTTAAAATCATCCAGATTTTCCAAAAGCATATCCAGAATATCCTCTGATGGGATTTTAGCACTTTCTGTAGGGATAATTTCAGTAAAGTCTGAGTTTACCGTAATTTTATAATGTTTCATGATTCCCTGTTTATTAGGAATATCATAATAAAACGGAATCATTCCTTTAATGTCTTTTTTAAAATAGGCCTGAAGAATCAGGCAGCAACAAAATACATAAAATTCGTTGTCAGAAATATTTCTGAGTTCTATTTCAAAATCTTTCCCTGCATCCTTAAGAATTCCTTTAAATCTTTCGGTATAATTAAATGTGATATTGGAAAGAGGAATACTTGCTGCCTTGATTTCATTATGAGTAAGGCCGGTAGGGAAAAGATCAGCCAGCAGCAATCTGATGAGGTCTTCATTTTTTTCCAGAAGACGGATGTCCTGAAATCCATCTTTAAGCTCTTTGACATTCTTTGTCCTGTCAATAAGGGATTCGGCATAGTTAACCCTATACTCCAGGCGGTCATTATAGCGGATATGTTCCAACACATCCAAATACTTTTTGAATGAAATATAAACCTGAAAGGGAGAGTCTTTGTTGTAAAGATTAGCCAAAAGCTGAAATTTAAAGTAAAGTTATGAAAAAAACACTAGTTACAAATGTGTTTAGGATTGGTAAAAATGATCTTTTGCTGTTGTTTTATTTTGTTTTTCTGAAAGAACTGTAGAAAAGGATATTACATTAAATGATTCTTCTTTTTCTTTTTGAAGATTTTCTATCTGCTTTGCTTTTAATGATATTTCGAACAAAAAATTGCCTCCGAAGAACTGAGGCAATTTTCATTATC is part of the Chryseobacterium lactis genome and encodes:
- a CDS encoding metallophosphoesterase — translated: MNLSFKTHLKNTSIVLRTVMSAGVLYSCATYNVQKGKNLFEVKDSDVKSDNDFKLFLIGDAGNADETQAQKTLNLLKGKLDSANNNSMLIFLGDNIYPNGMPKEKDEGYALAKQKLEDQLTITKNFKGKTLVIPGNHDWYNGVDGLNAQEKFVKKYFDDKKAFLPKNGCPIDDINISKDIKLIVIDTEWVITNWDNHPGINKNCNIKTREDFYTEFKDLIIKNQGKRIIVALHHPIISSGTHAGFNSAKSHLYPFKSKFPVPVIGSIINTLRSSSGASPADLNNQHYADLANRLKSIVQDKENIIFVSGHDHNLQYHEDGNIRQVISGAGSKIDPATIVEPTDFSYGGSGFAILNIRNDKSTDIEYFSTKDAELKKLTHISVTSKPDVFVNNFPNSFPSTFSSTIYPVQLTQKRKFYRWLWGDHYRKYYGIPIEAPTANLSELNGGFIPFREGGGNQSNSLRLKSSDGQEFVMRGVKKSAIRFLNNMAFQKSTLGEELADTFPEKFLLDFYTTNHPFTPFSIGNMSEKLNIFHSDPKLYYIPRQKALGKYNENYGDEMYMIEERFSSDPKTLASLDNAKDIVSSDDVLKNLNKNTKYSVDKESYIRARIFDMLIGDWDRHSDQWKWAEYELGDKIVYKPIPKDRDQAFSKYDGAAFKVIMNVPAIRHMKTFTEDISSVKWLAMEPYPMDLVFLKGATQEDWEAQAKYIQEHLTDADIDEAFRNLPKEVQDDTIAEIQRKLKIRKTKLQNYASQYYDVLQKKVPLAGTVNPDKFVITKNGHSVLVQQYKLGKNKDKNELVFEKTYHDSKTKELWIYGLEDDDIYDVVGKGNPKMTIRLIGGYNHDVYNVEDGRKVKIYDFKSQKNTYNAGSATKNISDDYDINSYNYKHPKYNSVAGYPNADYNPDDGVIIGVLANYTVNNFIRDPYTQKHSLKANFYTATAGFSLVYKGIFKKAIYGWDFNLDAAYTTPRFSQNFFGLSNDSPYDKEDTEREYNRARISKFNFAPSISKKSWMNLSHQIQLTFEDNKVQRKDDRFINISPDVRPEVFNSQQFVGANYTFGYKNADNVAFPTLGLEFMLNADWKSTLSDFNKNFLTLKGKLAIDHRIDKKGVFVFANSSNVMWINNNNFEFYQAAAIGGNNGMRAFRNERFSGRSYFINNSEIRWDFGRIRNNIAPANLGILIGYDIGRVWNDAENSRKWHESVGAGLWLSIVEMMSARLNYFYGSDGGRISAGIGMKF
- a CDS encoding Pycsar system effector family protein, whose translation is MSILHKAKNYVEILFKDKLSSVYFYHNFIHTAYTVNKAEEIMKNTPVSEEDQEKVLVALWFHDTGYIECAKNHEERGVEIMKDFLHQENYPQTYIDDVEKLILATKITHEPDGLLEKIVKDADFSHFAGHDYGDISDALRKEWELTNVRCFSNEEWNAGNLDMLKNKHTFYTDYAKENWEPLKKKNIKKIEKKLEKEEVKKEDKKDNSEGKKDKEKSDRSVDTLFRVTLNNHTRLSDIADSKANILLSVNAIIISVCLSVLVPKLDAPKNAHLILPSFILLTSSVLTIIFAILSTKPNVTKTTFTSEDITNRKVNLLFFGNFQQMLFDDYHNAMRDLIKDRDYIYDSMVKDLYYLGKVLDRKYKLLSITYKIFMAGIIISVLSFGVAFLSL